The Acidobacteriota bacterium genome has a segment encoding these proteins:
- a CDS encoding MerR family transcriptional regulator: MKKEALQPTKPGRDDQAKAKLVYKLDEVSRLTGVDVATLTAWEQEFPFLSAGLTGAGEKFFRQQDVAIVARVKELMAAKTLTMAGIKRRIEEEFHLAPSHPVHPERLRKTLNNVRDELQDIVSALDGGRKKKT; the protein is encoded by the coding sequence GTGAAAAAAGAAGCCCTTCAACCGACAAAACCGGGCAGGGACGATCAGGCCAAAGCCAAGCTCGTCTACAAGCTCGACGAGGTCAGCCGCCTGACCGGCGTCGATGTCGCCACGCTGACGGCCTGGGAACAGGAATTCCCGTTCCTCAGCGCCGGCCTGACCGGGGCCGGCGAGAAGTTCTTCCGCCAGCAGGACGTGGCCATCGTCGCCCGGGTCAAGGAGCTCATGGCCGCGAAAACGCTGACCATGGCCGGGATCAAGCGCCGGATCGAGGAGGAGTTCCACCTGGCCCCGTCCCACCCGGTCCATCCCGAACGGCTTCGCAAGACGCTCAACAACGTCCGCGACGAGCTCCAGGACATCGTTTCCGCGCTCGACGGCGGACGGAAAAAAAAGACCTGA
- a CDS encoding cupin domain-containing protein → MAATKKNKAADDLKGRALAPAGLVAYQDDAIVSREIISRKAGSVTAFAFAKGERLSEHTAPYDALVIDLEGRADVVIGGRANRVKPGDMIIMPAAVPHALKAVTRFKMLLVMIKKPS, encoded by the coding sequence ATGGCCGCGACGAAGAAGAACAAAGCCGCAGACGATCTGAAGGGCCGGGCCCTCGCGCCGGCCGGCCTGGTCGCCTATCAGGACGATGCGATCGTCAGCCGCGAGATCATCAGCCGGAAGGCCGGCTCGGTGACCGCCTTCGCCTTCGCCAAGGGCGAGCGGCTGAGCGAGCACACGGCCCCCTACGACGCCCTGGTCATCGACCTCGAAGGCCGGGCCGACGTCGTCATCGGCGGACGGGCCAACCGGGTCAAGCCGGGCGACATGATCATCATGCCGGCCGCCGTGCCGCACGCCCTCAAGGCGGTGACCCGGTTCAAGATGCTCCTGGTCATGATCAAGAAGCCCTCGTGA
- the surE gene encoding 5'/3'-nucleotidase SurE, translating to MSTTARTEASRGGRRPVILLTNDDGFYRETIQALFRALGTLGTTYIVAPDREKSACSLAVTLRQPLRAQRIKPRVWAVDGTPVDCVYFALQKFLPRRPDLIVSGMNPGPNLGQQDINYSGTVAGAIQGSFHGIPSIAVSLLPDARGRFDLKAAAAIVRLIAADVLAGGLPPATALNVNIPPAPVKGVKITRLGWKFYDPEIIEKTDPRNSSYYWIGTGTPRRVGDAGTDVVAAHAGYISLTPLQTDMTAHHAMGAAKLRRIAKRLRSAG from the coding sequence GTGAGCACGACGGCCCGGACCGAAGCGAGCCGCGGGGGCCGGCGCCCGGTCATCCTCCTGACCAACGACGACGGGTTCTACCGCGAGACGATCCAGGCCCTCTTCCGGGCGCTGGGAACGCTCGGCACGACCTACATCGTCGCGCCGGACCGGGAGAAGAGCGCCTGCTCCCTGGCCGTCACCCTGCGCCAGCCTCTGCGGGCCCAACGGATCAAGCCGCGGGTCTGGGCGGTCGACGGCACGCCCGTCGACTGCGTCTACTTCGCCCTCCAGAAGTTCCTGCCGCGGCGGCCGGACCTCATCGTCTCGGGCATGAACCCGGGGCCGAACCTGGGCCAGCAGGACATCAATTATTCGGGGACCGTGGCCGGCGCCATCCAGGGATCGTTCCACGGCATACCCTCGATCGCCGTATCGCTCCTGCCGGACGCCAGGGGCCGCTTCGACCTGAAGGCGGCGGCGGCCATCGTGCGGCTGATCGCGGCCGACGTCCTGGCCGGCGGCCTGCCGCCGGCGACCGCCCTCAACGTCAATATCCCGCCGGCGCCGGTCAAAGGCGTCAAGATCACCCGCCTAGGCTGGAAGTTCTACGACCCCGAGATCATCGAGAAGACCGATCCCCGCAACTCCTCCTATTACTGGATAGGGACGGGGACGCCGCGCCGGGTGGGCGACGCCGGAACGGACGTCGTGGCCGCCCACGCGGGCTACATCTCCCTGACCCCCCTGCAGACCGACATGACCGCCCATCACGCCATGGGCGCGGCCAAGCTGCGCCGGATCGCCAAGAGGCTCCGGTCGGCCGGCTGA
- a CDS encoding DedA family protein, which produces MELVRKIADIVLHLDRYLGAIISQYGLWTYSILFVVIFIETGLVIMPFLPGDSLLFAAGTFAAAGSLDARVLVVVLAAAAVIGDTVNYWIGRRLGQRAFSKDGARFFKKEYLDRTHAFYEKHGGKTIIIARFVPIIRTFAPFVAGIGRMSYGRFLSFNVLGGAGWVLLLVGAGYFFGAIPFVRKNFSVAILAIILISALPIAVEYLRNRRRKRAAIPKP; this is translated from the coding sequence ATGGAGCTTGTCCGGAAGATCGCCGATATCGTCCTGCACCTCGACCGCTATCTCGGCGCGATCATCAGCCAGTACGGACTGTGGACGTATTCCATACTCTTCGTCGTCATCTTCATCGAGACCGGGCTCGTGATCATGCCTTTCCTGCCCGGCGATTCGCTGCTCTTCGCCGCCGGGACGTTCGCCGCGGCCGGCAGCCTCGACGCCCGCGTGCTCGTCGTCGTCCTGGCCGCGGCCGCGGTCATCGGGGACACCGTCAATTACTGGATCGGCCGCCGTCTCGGCCAGAGGGCCTTCAGCAAGGACGGCGCCCGCTTCTTCAAGAAGGAATACCTCGACCGGACCCACGCTTTCTACGAGAAGCACGGCGGCAAGACCATCATCATCGCCCGCTTCGTGCCCATCATCCGGACGTTCGCGCCCTTCGTCGCGGGCATCGGCCGGATGTCGTACGGCCGGTTCCTGTCGTTCAACGTCCTCGGCGGGGCCGGCTGGGTCCTCCTGCTCGTCGGCGCGGGTTATTTCTTCGGCGCCATCCCCTTCGTCAGGAAGAACTTCTCCGTCGCGATCCTGGCCATCATCCTCATCTCGGCCCTGCCCATCGCCGTCGAATACCTCCGGAACAGGCGAAGGAAACGGGCCGCGATCCCCAAGCCCTAG
- a CDS encoding radical SAM protein: protein MTMNALKLERVEKALDRLSPLEKSCALCPRDCRADRTAGAGGVCRTGRLASVSHALLHFGEEPVISGRSGSGTIFFTGCNLKCLFCQNYQLSWLLEGRPVSDEALAAMMLDLQARGARNINLVSPSHVVLPILRALRQALTDGLELPIVWNSNGYDGLEVIRALEGVVDIYLPDLKYHSAELSKRYSAAPDYFEKASAAVKEMSLQQPALDIGSGGTARRGLVVRHLVLPGAVEDTLVLLDWVGRNLSPFIGLSLMSQYHPCFRAPEELRRGVSAGEYRRAADAALALGLDRLFLQPQPFQVDEHLMPDFRNEKPFRWK from the coding sequence ATGACCATGAACGCCCTGAAACTCGAACGCGTCGAGAAGGCCCTGGACCGCCTCTCCCCGCTCGAGAAGTCCTGCGCGCTCTGCCCCCGGGACTGCCGCGCGGACCGGACGGCGGGCGCCGGCGGCGTCTGCCGGACGGGGCGCCTGGCCTCCGTGTCCCACGCCCTTCTCCACTTCGGCGAGGAGCCGGTCATCAGCGGCAGATCCGGGTCGGGGACGATCTTCTTCACCGGCTGCAACCTCAAGTGCCTGTTCTGCCAGAACTACCAGTTGAGTTGGCTTCTCGAGGGCCGGCCGGTCTCCGACGAGGCGCTGGCGGCCATGATGCTCGACCTCCAGGCCCGGGGGGCCCGCAACATCAACCTGGTCTCGCCGAGCCACGTTGTCCTGCCGATCCTGCGGGCTTTGCGCCAGGCCCTGACCGATGGCCTCGAGCTTCCCATCGTCTGGAACTCCAACGGTTACGACGGCCTCGAGGTCATCCGGGCCCTGGAGGGCGTCGTCGACATCTACCTGCCCGACCTCAAGTACCATTCCGCCGAGCTCTCCAAGCGCTACTCCGCCGCGCCCGACTACTTCGAAAAGGCGTCCGCGGCCGTCAAGGAGATGTCGCTGCAGCAGCCGGCCCTAGATATCGGCTCCGGCGGCACGGCCCGCCGCGGCCTCGTCGTCCGCCACCTCGTCCTGCCCGGCGCGGTCGAGGATACGCTCGTCCTGCTGGACTGGGTCGGCCGGAACCTCTCGCCGTTCATCGGCTTGAGCCTGATGAGCCAGTACCATCCCTGCTTCAGGGCGCCGGAGGAGCTCCGGCGCGGCGTCTCAGCCGGCGAGTACCGGCGGGCCGCCGACGCGGCCCTGGCCCTGGGGCTCGACCGGCTCTTCCTCCAGCCCCAGCCATTTCAGGTGGACGAGCACCTGATGCCGGACTTCCGGAACGAGAAGCCCTTCCGCTGGAAATGA